TAAAGAGGGAATCCCCATCTTTGCAGCGCTGTTTCACGTCCGAATTTGGCTTGGAAGTCAAGATCGTTCTTTCCTTTTTGAGCGCTTAATTTGAAGTTTTGTAACAGAAGCTTTTTCACAAGCTATCTCGACTTTCAGTAGACCGATTTGAAAGTGAGGACAATAAATAATGATCGAAACTGCAAGCGATCGCAAAGCCCAATATCCTTGGTGGGCTGGTAATGCGCGCCTAACTAATTTATCAGGCACATTTTTGACTGCTCACATTGCCCATGCTGCGATCGTATCCTTTAGTATTGGTGCGCTGATACTGTTAGAAATTAATCGATATTCTCCCGACCGTCCGATGTCAGAACAAGGGTTATTTCTCTTATCTCGACTGGCTACACAAGGGTGGAGTCAGATTTCTGACGGTCAAGTGACTGACACTTATCCCTTTTTTGCTTTTGGAGTTGTACTGCTTGTTTCCGCCGCAGTTTTTACAGCAGGCACTTTATTTCACCGCAGCCAAGTTCCGGCAAGCTTAGAAGAGTCCAAAAATCCTCTAGCGCGGCAATATCATTTTAGTTGGGACGACCCCAAAAAATTGAGTTTTATTTTAGGAAATCACTTGATTTTCTTAGGAATAGGGGCTTTGTTGTTAGTAGCAAAAGCCATGTTTTTTGGCGGACTTTACGATGCTAATATCGGACAAGTGCGCGTCGTTACTGAACCCACTTTAAGTCCTGGAATAATTATAGACCGCATCGGTCATCTTTTTGATGTCAACAATCTCGAAGATGTTGTTGGCGGTCACATTTATGTTGGTGCGCTGTTAATTGTGGCAGGAATATGGCACATGATTAGCGAACCGTGGGATTGGGTCAAACGACGTTTTCTCTTCTCTGGTAACGCCATTCTTTCTTACTCTCTATTTAGTCTTGCTTTGACAGGATTTGCTGGCTCTTACTTTTGCGGATTTAATACCCTCGCCTACCCAGTTGAGTTTTATGGTGCGCCCTTAAGCCTCAAGTCGTCCTTATTACCGCACTACTTTGACCCAAACCAATTAGAACCTACAACTCGCGTTTGGTTGGCAAATACCTACTTTTACCTATCGTTCTTCACTCTTCAAGGTTCCCTTTGGCATTTTGGATTGGCATCTGGCTACTTTGAACCCGTTCTACAATCTTGGAAAGCAGCTTTCTCGGAAATTAGAACTGCAAATGTAGCGTATCAGCGATCTTTCAGCCATCAGCCTCAACCCAATTGGAATACATTCTATGAATCTCCTCAAGTTGAGCTTCAGCCAGCTTTTGCTTACCAAGAATCTGCTCAAAAATCTTTGAACTATCTTTACGAACCCTCTTCAAATTCAGTTGCATCCACAAGGACAAAATTACAGCCCAATCATCGACAAGTGCTTTACCAATTCAACTATCCCAATGACGAAGAAAAGACTTTTTACGAAAGCTCTAGTCGTGAGGGAAAATCGAAATTAGAATACCCCTCCCCCATGCCTCAGAATCTTTACGAGACTACTTACCAAAAACAAAAATCTAGCAAGTTGTATGGGGGTTAACAGTTATCAGTGTAGAGACGTTACATGTAACGTCTGTACAAAGTTATCAGTTATCGATGGCTGGTGACTGGTGGCAAGATACAGGATCTAAAAGCCCCCCTTGTTAAGGGGGGTTGGGGGGATCTAAAAGCCCCCCTTGTTAAGGGGGGTTGGGGGGATCTAAAAGCCCCCCTTGTTAGGGGGGTTGGGGGGATCTAAAAGCCCCCCTTGTTAAGGGGGTTGGGGGTAACTAAAAGCCCCCCTTGTTAAGGGGGGTTGGGGGGATCTAAACGACCTGGTAACTAGCTACCAGTCACTGACTTAAACCACTACAAATGTGGTCTAAATGCGTCCCAACTTCTTGCCCAGCTTCCGCACCAACTAAACGAGTCGTGACTTCCTTTAATGCTTGAATTGCTTGCACGGTGGGTTGAATCGGAACACCCAGAGTACTGAAAGTTTCCTTCAACCCAAAAAGAACCCGCTCTTCAATAATGGAAGGATCGTCAGCTAACATAGCGTAGGTAGCATAACGCAAGAATAGGGTTAAATCGCGAATGCAGGCTGCATAGCGACGAGTGGGATACATATTACCCCCAGGACAGGTGATATCTCCATATAGGAGCGAATTTGCTACCGCTTGGCTAACAATACTAGAGGCATTTTCACTGATAGTAGCAGCTGCTTTGACGCGCAACTCTCCTGTTTGGAAATATTTTCTCAACTTTTCCAACTCAGGTGTATCGAGATATTTACCTTGTCGATCCGCAGGATTGATAACAGAAGTAATCGTGTCTTGCATAATTTTTTCTCCAACTGATTGCTTCGTTTTTAATTGCAGAATTTATGTGCTGAAAGTTTGATGTTTTGAGTTGTCTAAACCTTAACAAGGGCAAACTCCAATTACCTCACCAAAACTTAATACATGGCTCGGATTAAATAATCGAAATAAGGTTTGACAAGATCGGCTTCTTCGCGACTCATTAAACCTGTAGCAACCTCTTTTAAAGAGCGCATACAACTGCCAATGTTACTGACAGGAACACCCAGGGATACATACATTTCCCGCATTCCATTTATGCCGATATCATCTAAGGGTTTCATGTTTCCAGCTAATACGGCATATGTAATAAGTCGGAGATACCAGGCTTGATCTCTTTGACATAAGGCAGTTTTTTTCGGATCGCCGCTGTTGCTAGGAGTATTTGGTATCACCTTCCAAAATCTTTGGCTACCCTCTTGGACAATTTTTTGCTCGTTTTTCGATAGGATTTGCGCTACTTTAAGCCGTGTCTCTCCAGTTTTAAAAAAATCTTGTAGTTTATCTAATTCCGTGCGGCTAAGAAAGCGATCTGCTTCATCAGACTGAGCTATAACTTGGGCAACAAGGCTCATTATTTTATCCTCCGGTGAGATAGGACGAAACTAGTTTCCTCTAAAACAATTGTTGACTTTATTGTTGCAAAAGTCATTAGCATTTTTCACAACTTAATAAACAATTTTATAACTTAACAAATAGGATATTTCTTGCTTGAATATAGATTAATTTCTATAGTAAAAATTCTAAACTTGGATTTCAATATTGATTGACTTAACTCTCATATAACAATAGAGTTTGGGTTATGAAACCCTGACAAGTTCTATTGCTAAGTCATTAGTAAAAATGAGCGATCGCAATCCTACGATCTTATATCGATACAGTACGAGTTGTAGAGAGCGATCGCCAGAATATTACAGCAACATAGTGCATCAACGTATAGGGTGTATAGCTATGCATCCTGAATTTTTGCGTAGTTAAAATTACTGAGTTGAAGTCAATTCAAACTTTTGTCTAATGCCATCAAATTTTCAAGCGCATTATTACTGAGATATTGAACTATCACATCAATATTTATTGTCTACCTCTATAACAAAAATCGGCAAACCTTCTGAAGCTTACCTCATCTTCATCAGGCTAGCTTGGACATGAAAAATTCATAAATTGAATTATGTCTAGGCTACTAATTAGTCAATATCATGCTGAAGTAGATAAAGTAATTCAATACGGTGGTTCGCGCAAAGAAACTTCTATTCGGGTGGCTTTTCAAAACTTACTGAACGAATATTGCAAACCGAGAGAATTTTACCTCATTCCCGAATTAGACTACAAAACTAGAAATGGCAAACTTGTCTATCCTGACGGTACAGTAAAAGACGCTTTGCGCTTAGACTGGGGGTATTGGGAAAGTAAAGATCAATTTGATAATCTAGACGAAGAAATCGATAAAAAGCTGAAGAAAGGCTATCCTGACAGCAACATTCTATTTGAAGATTCCCAGACAGCAGTTTTAATTCAGAGTAGCAATGAAATCTTGCGCGTTCCTATGCGCGATGGAGATGCGTTAGATAAAGTTATTTCCACCTTTATTAATTACGTTCGTCCCGAAGTCAAAGATTTTCGGACTGCAATTGGAGCTTTTAAACAAGATTTACCAAAAATTCTAGATGCGCTACGAGATACAATTGAGCGGCAAAATGAAAGTAATGCAGCATTTAGAGAGTGTAGAAACAACTTTTGGGAGATTTGCAAAAAATCAATCAATCCTGAAGTCACGTTGTTAGATGTGCGGGAAATGATGATTCAGCATATTTTGACTGAAGATATTTTTATTAATATATTTAATGAATCGCAGTTTCATAGAGAAAATAATATTGCACGGGAATTACAGCGAGTTATCGATACCTTCTTTACAGGTGGTACGAAGAAAAACTTGCTCGGTACAATTGAGCGTTATTATGGAGTGATTAGAAGAACTGCGGCGAATATTTACAACCATCATGAGAAGCAGAAGTTTTTAAAAGCCGTTTACGAGAATTTTTACAAAGCATATAATCCGAAGGCGGCTGACAGGTTAGGAATTGTCTACACGCCGAATGAAATCGTTCGGTTCATGATTGAAAGTGTAGATTATTTAACCCATAAACATTTTGGTAAGATTTTAGCTGATAAAGATGTTGAAATTCTCGATCCGGCTACTGGTACGGGTACTTTCATTACTGAGTTAATTGAGTATTTACCTAAAAATAAGCTTGAGTATAAATATAAGAATGAAATTCACTGCAATGAGTTGGCGATTCTGCCGTATTACATTGCAAATTTGAATATCGAGTTCACCTATAAACAAAAAATGGGTGAATATCAGGAGTTCGATAATATCTGTTTTGTCGATACGCTTGAACATACCAGTTTTCATGAGAAGCAACTAGATATGTTTGCGCTATCTGTGGAAAATACTGCGAGGATTAAGCGCCAGAATGACAAAACCATTTCCGTAATTATTGGTAATCCTCCATATAATGCTAAACAAGGGAATTTTAATGAGAATAATGCTAATCGCACGTACACAGCGATAGACAAAAGAATTAAAGATACATATATTAGAGAGAGCAAAGCTCAGAACAGGATCGTTGTATATGATATGTATACTCGATTTTTACGTTGGGCATCGGATCGTTTAGGTAAGAATGGCGTTGTATCATTTATTACAAATTCGTCTTTTATCAATGGTAGAACTTTTGATGGATTTAGAAAAATAGTTGCTGATGAGTTTAGCGAAATTTATCTCATTGATTTAGGTGGAGATGTAAGAAAGAATCCCAAACTCTCAGGTACTACACATAATGTTTTTGGAATTCAAACAGGTGTTGCTATATGCTTTATGGTGAAAAAAAATTTAGAGACGCGCTTTAGCGCGTCTCTAAATTCCTGTAAAATCTTTTATAATCGCCGTTCAGAATTTGATACAGCCGAAGCTAAGTTACATTTTTTATCTACAAATAAATTTATTCAACTTGATTTTGAACATATTACACCAGACAAAAAACATAACTGGATTAACCAGGTTGATAATGATTTTGATAACTTAATACCTTTAGTTGATAAAGATGTAAAAACTGGAAAAGCTCAACAAGCAGTGTTTCAAGTCTTTTCATCAGGTATAAAAACTCAGCGTGATGAATGGGTATATGACTTTTCATCTCAAAGGTTAACTGAAAAGATGAGCTATTTTATAGAGGTATACAAAAATAAACTTGCTGGCTTCAACGAGGATAGATTAGATATTAAGTGGGATAGAGAACTTACGAAATATTTAGAGCGACATATAAGTAAGAGCTTTGATACTCAAAGTATAAAGCAAAGCATATATAGACCGTTTGTTAAAATGAGTCTTTACTTTGATAAGCATTTTAATGGAATGACTTATCAATGGCTCGATCTTTTTAATAAAAATGATCCCGATAATAAATATATAGCTGTTTCAGCAATCGGAAATACCAAATCATTTCACTGCTTAGCTAGCAATACAATAATTGATTTACATCTAACAGGTGATTCTCAATGTATTCCTCTCTACCGCTACGACAAAGAAGGAAACCGCATCGACAACATTACCAACTGGGGATTAGAACAATTCCAAATCCATTACAACGATGCTGCAATTACCAAACTCGATATTTTTCACTATACCTACGCCATCTTACACAATCCCGAATATCGAAAAAAATACGAACTCAACCTAAAACGAGAATTTCCGCGCTTACCCTTCTATGAAGACTTTCATAAATGGGTGAACTGGGGTAAACAGTTGATGGATTTACATATCAATTATGAAACCGTCGAATCTTATCCTCTAAAACAAATTGATATACCCTGCGGAGATAATACACGTACACCTAAACCAAAGTTGAAAGTAGACAAAACTGAAGGAAGCATCATTTTAGACGAAAACACAACTTTAGAAGGCGTACCTAAAATTGCTTGGGAATATCTTTTAGGCAACCGTTCCGCCATAGAATGGATATTAGATCAATATAAAGAAAAGAAACCTAAAGATCCAACGATCGCCGAAAAATTCAATACCTATCGCTTTGCAGATTATAAAGCCCAAGTCATCGATTTACTGTCAAGAGTCTGTACGGTAAGCGTAGAGACAATGAAGATTGTTCAGCAGATGAATAGTTAATGTAAACATAGTACAATTACAAAATATAGGCGAATAGAATTCGCGGAAATACACAGGCAAAGTTCGCCTTTGCGGACTGAAGACAAATTTAATTAAGAAATGTAGTTATGCATTACAAAGTTAGTATCGTAATTGAAAAAGATGAGCATGGCTACTATGCTTATTCTCCTGGTTTAGAGGGTTGCCAAACTCAAGGTGATTCATTGGAAGAAGTAAAAGCAAATATTCAAGAAGCAGTTGAACTCTACCTAGAAACACTCTCAGACGAGGAAAAACGGGATGTTTTCAATAAAGAGATATCGACAATGACATTAGAGGTACAAGTTGCCTAGGTTACCGCGATTGACTGCCCAAGAAGCAGAAAAATTATTGTTTGATGCTGGATTCATCTTGCTTAGGACAAGGGGAAGTCACAGAATTTATTTTAAAGAAGATACCAGGGTTGTAATTCCTTTCCATGCTGGCAGGGTATTACATCCTAAGATCGTGAAACAAGTACTTGAAGCGATCGCTCCCTCTGAAAAAAATTCACTACAGTGCTTGACAAGCTAGAATAGACATGGCATGATGATAAATCGTCCGACTAAGGGACTGTAGTTCAATTGGTTAGAGCACCGCCCTGTCACGGCGGAAGTTGCGGGTTCGAGCCCCGTCAGTCCCGTTAAAATGTATTGATGTAGAGACGTTCAATGTAACGCCTCTACATTGGTTTAACCTAAATCACCTGGATCTATGATTCGCGTTCGTATTGCTCCCAGTCCTACTGGTAACTTACACATCGGTACAGCAAGAACCGCAGTATTTAATTGGCTGTTTGCCCGCCATCATGGGGGACAGTTTATTTTACGGGTTGAGGACACGGATACGGAGCGATCGCGCCCTGAATATACTCAAAATATTCTCGACGGTTTAAACTGGCTCGGTATGCACTGGGATGAAGGTCCCATATTTCAATCAGATCGCCTAGATATCTACAAGCAACGAGTACAAGACCTACTCGATAAAGGCTTAGCATATCGCTGTTATACCACCGAGGCAGAATTGGAAGAAATGCGGGCAGCGCAAAAAGCCAGAAACGAAGCACCCCGCTACGATAACCGCCACCGAAATTTAACTCCAGAACAAGAAGCAGCTTTTACGGCTGAAGGTCGTCGTCCTGTGATTCGGTTTAAGATTGACGACGATCGCGAAATTGTCTGGAACGATTTGGTACGGGGAGAGATGCGCTGGCGAGGAACTGACTTGGGCGGCGATATGGTTATTGCACGTCGCTCGGAGGATGGTAACATCGGTCAGCCCTTATATAACTTTGCCGTTGTCGTGGATGACATGGATATGAACATTACCCATGTGATTCGTGGTGAAGACCACATCGCCAATACAGCCAAGCAAATTCTACTTTACGAAGCTTTTAACGCAAGCGTGCCAGAATTTGCCCATACGCCCTTAATTTTGAATATGACAGGGCAGAAACTTTCTAAGCGAGATGGGGTGACATCCATTTCTGACTTTAAGAAAATGGGTTTTGTCGCAGAGGCGATCGTCAATTACATGACATTATTAGGATGGTCGCCACCGGATTCTACCCAAGAAATATTTACCTTAGAAGAAGCTGCAAAGCTCTTTAGTTTCGATCGCGTGAATAAAGCTGGGGCAAAATTTGACTGGGCAAAACTAGATTGGATTAACAGTCAATACCTGCACAGTATGCCCGTAGATAAGTTAACCGATCTGCTGATACCCTATTGGCAAGAGGCAAGATACGAATTCGATCCGGTAGGCGATCGCGCTTGGTTGGAAAAAATTACAGCCTTAGTTGGTGCGAGTTTGACGCGGCTACCGGATGCTGTGGATATGTGTCGGTTATTCTTTGTCAAATCTGTAGAATTCAGCGCCGAAGCAACCGAACAACTCAAGCAAGCGGGGGCTGATAATGTGGTTCAAGGAATTATCACTGCTCTGGATGGCAGGGCTGAATTAAGCGCAGACAGCACCCAGGAGATTATTAAACAGGTGATGAAGGAGCAAAACGTCAAAAAAGGCTTGGTGATGCGATCGCTCCGTGCTGCCCTCACTGGTGACTTACACGGTCCCGATCTCGTTGAATCGTGGCTGATTTTGCATCAGAAAGATTTAGATAAACAACGGTTGCAAGAGGCGATCGCGAAGTAAGAAGATCCCCCCTAGCCCCCCTTAAAAAGGGGGGAACAAACATTTCAAAGCCTCCCTTGAAAAAGGAAGAACAAGCATTTCAAAGTCCTCCTTTTTATGAAGAGAATCAGCATTTCAAAGTCCTCCTTTTTATGAAGAGAATCAGCATTTCAAAGTCCCCCTTTTTAAGGGGGATTTAGGGGGATCTAAAACGAGGGTAGAAAAGTATGCAAACTCGTCAACTTTACCTTCCAGAAATGGGCTGCGGTACGTGGGCATGGGGTAATCGCTTGCTCTGGGGCTACGATGAAAGCATGGACGACCAGTTACAAGCAGTATTCGATCTCTGTGTCAGCAATGGCGTGACTTTATTCGATACAGGTGATTCTTATGGTACTGGGCGCTTAAACGGACGCAGCGAAATGCTGTTGGGGCGATTTGCGAGAGAATATCAGGGGACTGGGAAAGAAAATATTTGTATTGCCACTAAACTAGCTGCTTATCCCTGGAGATTGACCCGTCAATCGATGGTTAAGGCTGGTAAAGCTTCTGCTGAACGTTTGGGTAGAAATGTCGATTTGGTGCAAATGCATTGGTCTACAGCTAATTATGCCCCTTGGCAGGAGTGGGCGCTGTTGGATGGTCTTGCCGATTTGTACGAACAAGGTTTAGTCAGGGGAGTTGGTTTATCAAATTATGGTTCCCAACGGCTGAAACAAGTCTATAAAAAGTTGCGCGATCGCGGCGTTGCGATCGCAACACTACAAGTTCAGTATTCGTTGCTATCTACCTATCCCGTTACCGAATTAGGTATTAAAGATGTATGCGATGAATTGGGGATCAAATTAATTGCCTATAGTCCTTTAGCGTTGGGAATCTTGACTGGAAAGTATACTGAGAAAAGTTCATTTCCCAAAGGAATTCGCGGTTTATTATTTCGGCAGCTATTACCAGGAGTGCGTCCGTTGTTAGGATGCTTGCAAGAGATCGCAAGTTCGAGAAATAAAACTATGTCTCAAGTTGCAATTAATTGGTGTATGTGTAAAGGCACTATTCCCATTCCTGGAGCGAAAACAGTAGCGCAGGCAAAGGAGAATTTGGGGGCTTTGGGTTGGCGATTGGATGCTAGTGAAGTTATCGCACTCGATCGCGCTGCGGCAAGTACGGATAAGAAAATGGTACAAAATATTTTTCAAACTCAGTGAAGATCCAGTTTTATGTCACGCATCAGCCGTAGGCGAAGCGTAGCGTTAGACGCAAAGACGCAAAGAAGCTCGCTAAGTGGATATTTTTCGTAAAAACCTATCTTTATCTGCGTTGCAATTCATATTACAGTAGATTTTTTAAGTTAAAAATAAAACTTAATAGGAGTTTTGCAACAATGTAAAACCTGCTCAAACTCCAATTGATAGAGAGTAAATTAGTTTGCTTATCTCCTACTCGTTTCCGATTGGATTCCTTCTACCAGCTTCACCATCATAGTCGTCAAGCTATCGTATTTCGGTTGCTCTGCAACTGAAGATTTATGGCGACAAAAGATAGGCGCAACTCTTTGCTTAACTTGAGAACCAACAGTAAAACAAATATCTCCATCTTCGTATTCAAATAGAGGAAAAGCACCGTTCCCCCACTCTTTCGCCAGGGATACAGCTCTCCCTAAAGAGATAAATTTGTCGATTTTAGCGTATTCGCTGCGATCGCTTCGATTTGGATATGGTAAGTTGCCTAAAAAGCCGCCATCACTCCATTGATATAATTCGTAAACTTCTGTGGGTAAGTCAAAGGGTAAATCTTTCAGCTTTTGCTTAATTTCTGCGTAACTCAGACCGTCTTCCAATATTGGATAAGCAACACGACCATCGGGAGATTTCGGTGGCACGTAATTTGCGATAAATTCTAGGGCTTCATTTAAAGTAGATACCATCCTCTTCTGCCTCAAAGACTACTGCATTGCATAATACTATCTATGCTGCACCGAACCGGTACATCAAACATCCGCTCTACTGAAGAATTAGCAATATTTTTGGTTTCTTAACGTTTAATTCCTTTAAATCGTTCTTGTGCTGATTGAAACGCCGATCGCATCACGGCTTGAATTTGCTGCGGATCGGGCTTTTTACCTCCCATCAAGTCACCAAAGTAGACACAAGCCCCCTCTCCTAGCGCCCATGTATATGCAGCAGCCCAGGAAGCAGCGATGACGCTACCAAAGCCAGGAATGAATTTAATCAATTCTCGCCCGATTGCCTGTGCCAAGAAACCCCCTGCGATCGCGCTGACTACGCCCCCTGCTTGCGACGGGGTTAATGTCTGTCCGTATAATTTCCCTAAGAGGCTAACCATCGACACCTGTACGGCTGTGAGTACGGGCATGGTAGCAAAGGGTAAAGGTACGGCTGCTAGAGTAGCGGCGGCGATCGCAAAGGCAAGCATGTAGCGCCGTCCCACGTCCCGATAGAGGTTGCCAAGTTGCTGACCTGTTTTTTCATCCAATAACTGATAGATTGCCCTGGCTTCGGCTTCTGGGAGCAAATCGGCTAACGTATCTCTCAAGGCTTCTAAACCATAAAACACTGGGTTATAGTCATCTTCTTCTAAGGTAAAGTCGATAAGAACCGCGCGATCGTATAAGCCGCTAAAGTTCTGTTGAATGGCACTAAAGGCGCGAGTCACGACATCAAATTGAGGTGGATAGTCTGGGTGATCCGCTGTCCCTGTAGGATAAACTTCATGCAAGCAACTGACAGCTAGCAAGCAGGGTATATCTGGATATTTCTGGCGCAACGTTTGTGCAATTTGTTTTAAGCTATCGGTAGCAAAATCGTTAATTTTTACCGTGAGAATCAAGACTCTAGCGCAATGGCTAGCTTGTTGCAGATCGCCAATCAGTTCTTGGGCGATCGCTTGCGTCTCTCGATTTACATCTCCCAATCCCACTGTATCGGTAAAAATGAGTAGCGGCAGATCGTTAGTCGGATAGGCATAGCGTTGGGTATGTTGCGTATGAGGGCGAAATCCTTGTCCGACAATTTCGGCTGAAACTCCGGTTAAGCCGCGCACGATCGAACTTTTTCCCGCCTGGGGTTTGCCAATGAGTAAAGCTTCTGTCGTGGGTAGTTCGGCGCGTACCGTTGCTAAAATCTCCGCTACTCGTTCATCGCTGACGCTGAACCAGTTGACTATCGTTTGTGCTGCTCGATCTACAGGCAGAAGTTGCATTATCTTTGCTGTTGTTTGGTTCCAGACAGCATGAATCCCGTCACTCTGAGACTCTTTAACTGTCTCATGTGTGATTCGGTCGGACGAGGGCAATTCGCGATCGCGTTGCTCGGTCATTGACATCAAAACAGGCAATAGGTTCCAATAACATCCTATCGAGCCATGAGGTGCGATCGCACTACCTAAATATTTATCTTCGATCGCTACAGTCAGCGACGCAACTTGTATTGCATGGCGCGATCGCTTGTTTTTGTGAGGAGAGGCGATCGCACTATATTACTGTTCTACTCAGCCTGTTTCAATTTCTCTATTAAAATAGCCGTGACTTCAGCTTCAGGATCGGGCAGGTCAAAGGGATAAGGCTGAAGATTTGCAGGGTTACGACGGCTCATTAAAACTTCCAAAGCAGCTCGAAATGCTTCATCTTCATTGTACAGAAATATATTGCTTTAGTTCAGCATTTGTCGTTTGGTATAAGTCTGGCATCATGGTACAAAATTCCAGTTTCCATCCTCTTATATTATCAGCGTAATTTCATCAGTCCTTCCAGCCTGGATGTAAAGCGTTTTTAACTTTCGATCGTAACGAAAAACTTGAATTGGCTGGTAGAAATTAGAAAGCACCTGACAAAGGAATACTGTCATTTCTAACTATTTCTGCGTTGACAAGTTACCACTCCTGAAGATACATTAAGTGTAGCGCATCAGAAGTTAGTGAAGTCGCTCAACTGTATTTTTCTTATTCATAATAAGTGCGATCGCATTCTGTTTTAAAACTGGGGGTGCGATCGTATTTCATAGATAATCTTTCGTCATTTTCTCATCGATAATTCAGTGATTTAACGGCTCGCTTCACCCGCTGCTACTAACCTCCCGAACACGACGAACAAACTCTATACGGTCGGTGTGCAACGGGATTGTTATACGGATTTACTAAACAATGCTGGTAGTAATTCTATTCGTCGTCAAGCCATGGGTACCAAGGAGCATCAGTCATTGGAATGAAACCCCCTGATATCTTCTCGATTTCCTCTAGGTCGCCTTTCTCATTTTTTCTAAAAGAAGCAACCCATGAACTATCTTCTTTTCGGAGTGGGCAGACTAATATGCCATTGTTTGCTAATTGCTCCACTAGAGGAAAAGGCACTTCGTTTTCCGCCGAAGCCCAAGCAATGATCCGATCGTATGGAGCCTTATCTAGTTGACCGTCTCTTCCGTCTCCAACGACTACACGCACATTTGTGTACCCATCCTGCTGAAGGAGCAGATTAGCCCGTTCAACCATGATGCCATCAATATCAACAGAGACAATGGCTCCACGTTCTCCAACAATGTCAGCTAGAATGGCTGTACTGTAACCAGAACCAGTACCAATCTCAAGAATAAAATTGCCTGAATAGGGGTGAAGCATTCGGAGCATCTGCTCAATGAT
This window of the Chroococcidiopsis thermalis PCC 7203 genome carries:
- a CDS encoding type II toxin-antitoxin system HicB family antitoxin produces the protein MHYKVSIVIEKDEHGYYAYSPGLEGCQTQGDSLEEVKANIQEAVELYLETLSDEEKRDVFNKEISTMTLEVQVA
- a CDS encoding allophycocyanin subunit beta; translated protein: MQDTITSVINPADRQGKYLDTPELEKLRKYFQTGELRVKAAATISENASSIVSQAVANSLLYGDITCPGGNMYPTRRYAACIRDLTLFLRYATYAMLADDPSIIEERVLFGLKETFSTLGVPIQPTVQAIQALKEVTTRLVGAEAGQEVGTHLDHICSGLSQ
- a CDS encoding type ISP restriction/modification enzyme, with the translated sequence MSRLLISQYHAEVDKVIQYGGSRKETSIRVAFQNLLNEYCKPREFYLIPELDYKTRNGKLVYPDGTVKDALRLDWGYWESKDQFDNLDEEIDKKLKKGYPDSNILFEDSQTAVLIQSSNEILRVPMRDGDALDKVISTFINYVRPEVKDFRTAIGAFKQDLPKILDALRDTIERQNESNAAFRECRNNFWEICKKSINPEVTLLDVREMMIQHILTEDIFINIFNESQFHRENNIARELQRVIDTFFTGGTKKNLLGTIERYYGVIRRTAANIYNHHEKQKFLKAVYENFYKAYNPKAADRLGIVYTPNEIVRFMIESVDYLTHKHFGKILADKDVEILDPATGTGTFITELIEYLPKNKLEYKYKNEIHCNELAILPYYIANLNIEFTYKQKMGEYQEFDNICFVDTLEHTSFHEKQLDMFALSVENTARIKRQNDKTISVIIGNPPYNAKQGNFNENNANRTYTAIDKRIKDTYIRESKAQNRIVVYDMYTRFLRWASDRLGKNGVVSFITNSSFINGRTFDGFRKIVADEFSEIYLIDLGGDVRKNPKLSGTTHNVFGIQTGVAICFMVKKNLETRFSASLNSCKIFYNRRSEFDTAEAKLHFLSTNKFIQLDFEHITPDKKHNWINQVDNDFDNLIPLVDKDVKTGKAQQAVFQVFSSGIKTQRDEWVYDFSSQRLTEKMSYFIEVYKNKLAGFNEDRLDIKWDRELTKYLERHISKSFDTQSIKQSIYRPFVKMSLYFDKHFNGMTYQWLDLFNKNDPDNKYIAVSAIGNTKSFHCLASNTIIDLHLTGDSQCIPLYRYDKEGNRIDNITNWGLEQFQIHYNDAAITKLDIFHYTYAILHNPEYRKKYELNLKREFPRLPFYEDFHKWVNWGKQLMDLHINYETVESYPLKQIDIPCGDNTRTPKPKLKVDKTEGSIILDENTTLEGVPKIAWEYLLGNRSAIEWILDQYKEKKPKDPTIAEKFNTYRFADYKAQVIDLLSRVCTVSVETMKIVQQMNS
- the apcD gene encoding allophycocyanin subunit alpha-B, encoding MSLVAQVIAQSDEADRFLSRTELDKLQDFFKTGETRLKVAQILSKNEQKIVQEGSQRFWKVIPNTPSNSGDPKKTALCQRDQAWYLRLITYAVLAGNMKPLDDIGINGMREMYVSLGVPVSNIGSCMRSLKEVATGLMSREEADLVKPYFDYLIRAMY
- a CDS encoding chlorophyll a/b binding light-harvesting protein, producing MIETASDRKAQYPWWAGNARLTNLSGTFLTAHIAHAAIVSFSIGALILLEINRYSPDRPMSEQGLFLLSRLATQGWSQISDGQVTDTYPFFAFGVVLLVSAAVFTAGTLFHRSQVPASLEESKNPLARQYHFSWDDPKKLSFILGNHLIFLGIGALLLVAKAMFFGGLYDANIGQVRVVTEPTLSPGIIIDRIGHLFDVNNLEDVVGGHIYVGALLIVAGIWHMISEPWDWVKRRFLFSGNAILSYSLFSLALTGFAGSYFCGFNTLAYPVEFYGAPLSLKSSLLPHYFDPNQLEPTTRVWLANTYFYLSFFTLQGSLWHFGLASGYFEPVLQSWKAAFSEIRTANVAYQRSFSHQPQPNWNTFYESPQVELQPAFAYQESAQKSLNYLYEPSSNSVASTRTKLQPNHRQVLYQFNYPNDEEKTFYESSSREGKSKLEYPSPMPQNLYETTYQKQKSSKLYGG
- a CDS encoding type II toxin-antitoxin system HicA family toxin produces the protein MPRLPRLTAQEAEKLLFDAGFILLRTRGSHRIYFKEDTRVVIPFHAGRVLHPKIVKQVLEAIAPSEKNSLQCLTS